A single Triticum dicoccoides isolate Atlit2015 ecotype Zavitan chromosome 2A, WEW_v2.0, whole genome shotgun sequence DNA region contains:
- the LOC119353499 gene encoding beta-1,2-xylosyltransferase XYXT1-like has translation MVQQHRIYVVQFDKGEPDQEELSCKASPPKGGGRRIMYYYHDYGTGGGAGKNGKPAKSRALSLSGFFGLLLICLFGLATLLAAPGAFFSFARTGGAAAAAAATQQRQSERCSGIGNDTLCCDRSSRRADMCFARGDLRMHSASASFQLVSSAGRPAEEERIRPYTRKWEAHVMKTIDEVRFRRVPPGEAARCDVRHDMPAVLLSTGGFTGNVYHEFNDGLLPMFVTAGHLQRRVVLVILEYHDWWMTKYGDVVSRLSAFPPIDFTADRRVHCFPEVIAGLRIHGELTVDPARTPEGRSIRDFRRLLDDAYRPRINYLERMERKAARKQRRASGAAATKLALPNKHPAAPAERPKLVIVSRTGSRVIENEEELKAVAADVGFDVRVVRPERSTEMCKIYRDLNASDAMVGVHGAAMTHFLFMRPGKVFIQVVPLGTDWAANEYYGEPAARLGLRYVGYKILPEESSLAREYPAGHPVLTDPAGVAQRGWDVTKKVYLDRQNVRLDLARFREELVAAHRYLVAGKRKGRPKTKPLAI, from the coding sequence ATGGTGCAACAGCACAGAATCTACGTCGTGCAGTTCGACAAGGGGGAGCCTGACCAGGAGGAGCTGTCATGCAAGGCCTCGCCGCCCAAGGGCGGCGGCCGCCGGATCATGTACTACTACCATGACTACGGCACCGGGGGCGGCGCCGGCAAGAACGGCAAGCCGGCCAAGTCCAGGGCGCTCAGCCTGAGCGGCTTCTTCGGCTTGCTCCTCATCTGCCTTTTCGGCCTCGCCACGCTCCTCGCGGCCCCGGGCGCCTTCTTCTCCTTCGCGCGcaccggcggcgcggcggcggcggcggcggccacgcaGCAGCGGCAGAGCGAGCGGTGCTCCGGGATCGGCAACGACACCCTGTGCTGCGACCGCTCGTCGAGGCGCGCGGACATGTGCTTCGCGCGCGGCGACCTGCGCATGCACTCGGCGAGCGCGTCGTTCCAGCTCGTGTCCTCCGCTGGGCGACCGGCGGAGGAGGAGAGGATACGGCCGTACACGCGCAAGTGGGAGGCGCACGTGATGAAGACCATCGACGAGGTGCGGTTCCGGCGCGTGCCCCCCGGCGAGGCGGCGCGCTGCGACGTGCGGCACGACATGCCGGCCGTGCTGCTCTCCACGGGCGGGTTCACGGGCAACGTGTACCACGAGTTCAACGACGGCCTCCTCCCGATGTTCGTGACGGCGGGCCACCTCCAGCGCCGCGTGGTGTTGGTCATCCTCGAGTACCACGACTGGTGGATGACCAAGTACGGCGACGTCGTGTCCCGCCTCTCGGCGTTCCCGCCCATCGACTTCACCGCCGACCGCCGCGTGCACTGCTTCCCCGAGGTGATCGCCGGCCTCCGCATCCACGGTGAGCTCACCGTGGACCCGGCCAGGACCCCCGAGGGCCGGAGCATCCGCGACTTCCGGCGCCTCCTCGACGACGCCTACCGCCCCCGCATCAACTACCTGGAGCGCATGGAGCGCAAGGCCGCCCGCAAGCAACGCCGCGCCAGCGGCGCCGCCGCCACGAAGCTCGCCCTCCCGAACAAGCACCCGGCGGCTCCGGCGGAGCGGCCGAAGCTGGTGATCGTGTCTCGGACGGGGTCCCGCGTGATCGAGAACGAGGAGGAGctgaaggcggtggcggcggacgtggGGTTCGACGTGCGCGTGGTCCGGCCGGAGCGGAGCACGGAGATGTGCAAGATATACCGCGACCTGAACGCGAGCGACGCGATGGTGGGCGTGCACGGCGCCGCCATGACGCACTTCCTCTTCATGCGCCCCGGCAAGGTGTTCATCCAGGTGGTGCCGCTGGGCACGGACTGGGCGGCGAACGAGTACTACGGCGAGCCGGCGGCGCGGCTCGGCCTGCGGTACGTCGGGTACAAGATCCTGCCAGAGGAGAGCTCGCTCGCCCGCGAGTACCCGGCCGGCCACCCCGTGCTGACGGACCCCGCCGGCGTGGCGCAGCGCGGCTGGGACGTGACCAAGAAGGTATACCTGGACCGGCAGAACGTGCGGCTCGACCTGGCGCGGTTCCGGGAGGAGCTGGTCGCCGCCCACCGGTACCTCGTCGCCGGCAAGCGGAAGGGCCGGCCGAAAACCAAACCTCTTGCCATATGA